Proteins encoded within one genomic window of Paraglaciecola psychrophila 170:
- the mioC gene encoding FMN-binding protein MioC, whose translation MAKFEIIVGSVLGASEYVADALQEILLNYEHSAEIHLTPQLSELDQTAIWLICTSTHGAGDLPDNIQPFAEQLKTQTLNTPFLVVGLGDSSYDTFCHGSIHIENIMLKANAELLFPALHIDVLNHPIPEDAAVKWLKNWLKNNQQIA comes from the coding sequence ATGGCTAAGTTTGAAATTATAGTAGGCAGTGTATTAGGCGCGAGTGAATATGTGGCTGACGCATTACAAGAAATATTGTTGAATTATGAGCATAGTGCTGAAATTCATTTAACCCCACAGTTATCAGAATTAGATCAAACTGCCATTTGGCTAATTTGTACTTCTACCCATGGTGCCGGTGACTTACCTGACAATATTCAACCTTTTGCTGAACAATTAAAAACCCAAACTTTAAACACGCCATTTTTAGTTGTTGGCTTAGGAGATAGCAGTTATGACACCTTCTGTCACGGCTCCATACACATAGAAAATATAATGCTCAAAGCAAACGCAGAACTGTTGTTCCCTGCCCTGCATATAGATGTGCTTAATCATCCTATCCCTGAAGATGCTGCAGTTAAATGGCTTAAAAACTGGCTTAAAAATAATCAACAAATAGCATAA
- a CDS encoding DnaT-like ssDNA-binding domain-containing protein has protein sequence MQFNKSEQAALLQPLSNDARVLYILGIKPTASQTSGVTSPLNYKSMLSILNAKEENFTLGRQVNSLIKELLSVGLVNFVDEVELNHSFNGKTLNLPLTTMQVDEYSKLHLNWHSMHLEWLPNKKLITDLAKLLGIIDYDYTTSELGDFIAYWLGRPESQFSEYQWTQKFVFNLKKMRLAHGFKNVQKVGQQIVQTKAGIHADENAKNLVAKYSKTNKQ, from the coding sequence ATGCAATTTAATAAATCAGAACAAGCCGCCCTACTTCAGCCTTTAAGTAATGACGCTCGTGTGTTGTATATCCTTGGAATAAAACCAACAGCCAGTCAGACAAGTGGTGTAACTTCACCATTAAACTACAAATCTATGTTATCCATTTTAAATGCTAAAGAAGAAAATTTCACTTTAGGTCGACAAGTTAACAGCTTAATAAAAGAGCTGTTAAGTGTGGGTTTAGTTAATTTTGTGGACGAGGTCGAGCTTAACCACAGCTTTAATGGTAAAACACTTAATCTACCTTTGACTACGATGCAGGTAGATGAGTATTCAAAGTTACATCTTAATTGGCATTCAATGCATCTTGAATGGCTACCAAATAAGAAACTAATCACAGATTTGGCTAAACTACTAGGTATTATTGATTATGATTACACAACCAGTGAGTTAGGTGATTTTATTGCATATTGGTTAGGCAGACCCGAGTCACAGTTCAGCGAATATCAATGGACACAGAAATTTGTATTTAATTTAAAAAAAATGCGCTTAGCCCATGGGTTTAAAAATGTACAAAAAGTAGGTCAGCAAATAGTCCAGACTAAGGCAGGTATTCATGCTGATGAGAACGCTAAA